In Acaryochloris sp. CCMEE 5410, the following proteins share a genomic window:
- a CDS encoding type II toxin-antitoxin system Phd/YefM family antitoxin: MPDATILSITEASQTLSDLVDQVNESHEPIMIASAQGNAVLVSEQIWNALQEPSISTPFQGCGILLKWASRLP, encoded by the coding sequence ATGCCAGACGCCACAATCCTATCCATCACTGAAGCAAGCCAAACGCTCTCCGATCTCGTCGATCAAGTGAACGAGTCTCATGAACCGATTATGATCGCAAGCGCGCAAGGCAATGCCGTTTTAGTCAGTGAACAGATTTGGAACGCATTGCAAGAACCCTCTATCTCAACTCCATTCCAGGGGTGTGGGATTCTATTGAAGTGGGCATCCAGACTCCCTTAA